The sequence CAGGTCGCCGACTGCTGCGGCGGCATCCCGGCGGACGACCTGCCCCGCGTGTTCGACGTGGCCTTCCGCGGCGAGGCGGCCCGGACCCCCAGCGCGGACGGCGCGGGGGCCGGGCTCGGCCTGGCGATAGCCCGCGGCATCGTCGAGGCACACGAGGGGGCCATCGACGTCGTCAACGCCGGGCCCGGCTGCCGCTTCGAGATCCGCCTCCCGCTGTCCACCTGAGGAGCGGTGCGCGGCAGTGCGGGGCCCTCCCGGGACCCGCGGGACTCCCGGGAGGGTTCTTCACAGGCCGGAGGGAGGCCCGCACGAGATCAGACGGTCATGTCTCCCACGACCCCGTGGGGGGTCATCAGCACCCGGATCTCCTCCCCGGCCCGACCGGCCTCTCCGGGCCGGCCGGCTTCTTCGACCCGGCCGCCCTCTCCTGGCCGGCCGGGCCCCTTCGCGTGGCCGGGGCTCTGCGAGCGGCCGGGGACGACGAGGGTCACCTGGGCGTCCTCGTCGTTCTCGCCGTCGTCGGGCTCGACGTGCTGGCAGGAGGTGGGGGTCCTGGGACTGCCGAAGGACTCGGCCATGGCGCGGAAGGTGGGGCACGGCCACCGCCACATGCAGCTGCGGCAGCGCAGGATCGGGTGCGCCGCGTCGCTGGTGATGCCACCCGCGTCGCGGGGCTGGTGCAGGTCGAGAAGCCTGACCCCGAGTGCGGCGAAGCCGAGCAGCTCCTCGCGCGCTCCTTCGAGGAAGTCGAGGTCCTCGGTCGCCAGGCGGGTTCTGATCGGGACGTAGCCCTCACGGTTCACCAGGCCGCGCAGGGAGTTGGCCGCATCGTGCCACGAGGTGGCCTTCTCGGTGCGGGTGATCATTGACTCCAGGTGCTCCCGGAGTCGCTGCCGTTGGGGATCCTCAGGAAGGTCGGTGTTCATTGATGCGTTCGAGCCCGTTTCTACTCAACGGCCGCCACTGACGTAGCGCAGGGACGGTCGGGAGATTCCGGGTCTCCCCCCTTTCCGGCTGAGCCGGTGTTGCACAGTGTCAAGTTTCGCGCACTCACGGTTTCCGTGAGGGCGAAACGGGGGACAAAGGGCCGACGACTCGGGTTGGGCGAGAGAACGTGACCAGCGGCCTTCGCGCCGCTAGTGTGCCCGCTGTGGAGCTAAAAGTCTCAACTCGATCTCATGCCGGGCACACCGTCATGACCATTGTCGGGGAAATCGACCTATATACCGCGCCTGGCCTGCAGTCCGAGTTCACTCGGCTGCTCCAGGAGAGCCCGACCACCTACGTGGTCATCGACATGTCCGGGGTGGAGTTCTGTGATTCCACCGGTATGAACGTGCTACTGTCCGCGCTCAAGCGTCTGAAAGAGCGCGGCGGCACCCTGGAGCTGGCGGCACCGCGGCCCGCCGTACGCAAGATTCTCCAGGTCACCGGTCTCGACTCGGTGTTCACCGTGCACGAGGCGGTGCCCGGGAAGCTGCTGACCGCCGAACCCAAGGGATGACCGGAACAGCGGTGATCATCCCCGCCAAGGATGAGGCCGACCGGATAGGCGCCACCGTGGCCGCGGCCCTGGCGCTCTCCGGTGTGGATCTCGTCATGGTCGTGGACGACGGATCGACGGACCAGACGGGCCGGGTGGCCAAGGCTGCCGGGGCCCGTGTCGTGCGGCACAGCCGTAACCGGGGCAAGGCCGCCGCCATGGAGAGCGGCGCCGAGGCCGTGCGCCTGTTCGACGGCGAGGAGCCTCGGCACCTGCTGTTCCTCGACGCCGACCTGGGCGAGAGCGCGCACGCGGCCGCGCCCCTGATCAAACCGGTCATGGCAGGTGAGGCGGACATGACCATCGCCGTGTTCGTCACCCGCGTGAAGCTGGGCGGTCACGGGCTCGTGGTGAGGCTCGCACGCGAGGGCATCGAGCGCGCGACCGGATGGACGCCCACCCAGCCGCTCAACGGCCAGCGCTGTCTGACCAGAGCCGCGTTCGAGGCGGCCAGGCCCCTGGCCCACGGCTTCGGCGTGGAGACCGCTCTTACGATCGATCTGCTCCGCAGGGGGTTCCGCGTGCGGGAGGTCGAGGTGGAGATGTCCCACCGGGCCACCGGCACCGACTGGAAGGCCCAGCTCCACCGGGCCAGGCAGTTCCGTGACGTCGCACGGGCCCTGCTGGCCCGCCGGTAGGCGCTCCTCCCGGTCGCGCCGCACCGGGCACTGTGCCGGATGTGCTGGAATTTGCGGGTGACTCGGGTTCCGTTGGCTGTCGATGAGAGGCGGGTTCCCGTATCCGGCGTGCCGCGGGGGCTCGGCGCCGCCGCGTTCGCGGCCGTCGGGCTGTCGGTCACGCTGACGATCCTGATCGGGCTGCTGGGCCCCTCGGCCATGGTGCCCCGGCTGCCCGGCCCCTCCTGGCAGCCGCCCTACTCCCTTGACCTGCGCCCCGACGGCCATCTGGTGATCGCCATGGCCGCGGCGGCGATCGTGCTGGGCGGGCTCGGGCTC comes from Streptosporangium roseum DSM 43021 and encodes:
- a CDS encoding STAS domain-containing protein translates to MELKVSTRSHAGHTVMTIVGEIDLYTAPGLQSEFTRLLQESPTTYVVIDMSGVEFCDSTGMNVLLSALKRLKERGGTLELAAPRPAVRKILQVTGLDSVFTVHEAVPGKLLTAEPKG
- a CDS encoding glycosyltransferase family 2 protein, with amino-acid sequence MTGTAVIIPAKDEADRIGATVAAALALSGVDLVMVVDDGSTDQTGRVAKAAGARVVRHSRNRGKAAAMESGAEAVRLFDGEEPRHLLFLDADLGESAHAAAPLIKPVMAGEADMTIAVFVTRVKLGGHGLVVRLAREGIERATGWTPTQPLNGQRCLTRAAFEAARPLAHGFGVETALTIDLLRRGFRVREVEVEMSHRATGTDWKAQLHRARQFRDVARALLARR